A stretch of the Malus domestica chromosome 08, GDT2T_hap1 genome encodes the following:
- the LOC103440468 gene encoding bifunctional dihydroflavonol 4-reductase/flavanone 4-reductase, whose product MGSKSESVCVTGASGFIGSWLVMRLLERGYTVRATVRDPTNQKKVKHLLDLPKAETHLTLWKADLADEGSFDEAIQGCTGVFHVATPMDFESKDPENEVIKPTINGLLDILKACQKVKTVRRLVFTSSAGTVIMEEHKKPVYDESNWSDVEFCLSVKMTGWMYFVSKTLAEQAAWKYAKENNIDFITIIPTLVIGPFLMPSMPPSLITGLSPITRTKSHYGIIKQGQYVHLDDLCHSHIYLYEHPKAEGRYICSSHDATIHDLVKMLREKYPAYNIPTKFEGIDDNLDTIHFSSKKLRDIGFEFKYSFEDMFVGAIDTCRAKGLIPIPAEKTEAADESNVVDIKIAA is encoded by the exons ATGGGATCGAAGTCTGAATCCGTTTGTGTCACTGGCGCGTCCGGTTTCATCGGCTCCTGGCTTGTCATGAGACTCCTCGAGCGCGGTTACACCGTCCGCGCCACCGTGCGTGACCCCA CGAATCAGAAGAAGGTGAAGCATCTGTTGGACTTGCCGAAGGCGGAGACGCACCTGACGCTGTGGAAGGCGGACCTGGCGGACGAGGGAAGCTTTGATGAAGCCATACAAGGCTGCACCGGAGTGTTCCATGTTGCTACACCTATGGACTTTGAGTCCAAGGACCCCGAG AATGAAGTGATCAAGCCAACAATCAATGGACTTTTGGACATCCTGAAGGCATGCCAGAAAGTTAAAACAGTTCGAAGGTTGGTCTTCACATCCTCAGCAGGAACCGTTATTATGGAAGAGCACAAAAAGCCGGTTTACGACGAATCCAACTGGAGCGACGTTGAATTTTGCCTCTCCGTCAAGATGACTGGTTGG ATGTACTTCGTTTCCAAGACTCTAGCTGAGCAAGCTGCATGGAAGTATGCCAAAGAAAACAACATTGATTTCATCACCATTATCCCAACTCTTGTGATTGGTCCATTTCTCATGCCATCCATGCCACCAAGCCTCATCACTGGACTTTCACCAATCACAc GAACTAAATCACATTATGGCATCATCAAGCAGGGGCAGTATGTTCACTTGGACGACCTCTGCCACTCTCACATCTATTTGTATGAGCATCCGAAAGCTGAGGGCCGTTATATTTGTTCGTCACATGATGCAACAATTCATGACCTTGTAAAAATGCTCAGAGAAAAATACCCTGCGTACAATATTCCCACAAA GTTCGAGGGCATTGACGACAACTtagatactattcatttttcttCAAAGAAGTTGAGGGACATAGGGTTTGAGTTCAAGTACAGCTTCGAGGACATGTTTGTGGGGGCTATTGATACGTGCCGGGCAAAGGGATTGATTCCGATTCCGGCCGAGAAAACTGAGGCTGCTGATGAGAGCAACGTTGTCGACATCAAAATTGCCGCTTAA
- the LOC103428669 gene encoding auxilin-like protein 1, producing MEYQAPSVALSQKLSNGLSIYDGVFSSAAASKFKGSSFSSRVDDYGEIFGGSGASSIPVLDVPELRERKASVDVRSSKLDYSNVFGGFGDSDFAVPYEELFAEPKKKERRKPAEKRSPSKEADPSNTEGNRVLSHEASCQSFDGAKKLNMSYNKTNHRSKSFTGGTMLHAVPAYTCLVDEVSPVRATEGDKPVPCKENGASPNNNLCERMTVGNHLKAARDLPAVDDRKQTSGAGAKVQNNYDRKRSISHSELFNACEINPSSSPSISSPLSEGKVEFEKPMASIFGMSRSDNLEGSGLVSSPPYFDEEVDTNSTAAASAAALIKAIEEAQARINMAKESKERKKTGSQNRVKPSFNNGTKFEVKGDKFVDTVSIPKERKTRGLHEEGAVPVHVSTSTKLEVRGDEFADKVSIHQERQARELHEEVAIFVHDSTGMKLEAKEDKFADKVSMPKERKTRELHEEVAVPVHHSTSTKLEVKGDKYADKVSIPKERKTWGLHEEVAVPVRVSTSTKLEVKGDKFADGVGLPEERKIQELREEVAVPVHFSIFSNGLAQVTAALDDVSKIFRAKETGGKIGKESISTHIGRTQQQADVPEAAEQFYEVADTGEPDFSEAVEQFYEFPDMGELDLSEPAEVFYEFSDSSEHQATTVEGEEANPAVKMIQIADEEEQKRKKTTMEAFENPELCGERLQAAKYDEHGELEKIFSLDVGLSKCEEHASELETVKDAFDQEENEKRLEASREHEETGKLQASYLKEILEEKPGELEKQKGYNRRHETQELQETRHVKRKLMSQEWVGYEKIGNEVYKQEEDEREQKHVHREEDTVRWFNKDNRQNIIEETFKDSNDEEYVEKRNESKSEGHEKLDDTRETEMIPEGAASQEIECEKRQQESFPCVVDGRTEVLIDQSTEDEKVTDAREDLKNPDCNFEATNNLCEEGDSEDLNEKEGPTGHAEYAKDVEETLEVPAHEEDGNRIEVAETLDELEENVDHSESVEEDNGTVEKEMHETDCNFKATNNLCEEGDSEDLSEKEGSTGQAEYAKDVEETLEVPAHEEDGDRIEVAETLDELKENVDQSESVEEDNGRVEKEMHETDCNFEATNNLCEEGDSEDLNEKEASTGHAEYDKVVEETLEVPAHEENGDRIEVAETLDELKENVNQSESVEKDNGTVEKEMHEIDCNFEATNSLCEEGDGEDLNEKEGPTGHAEYDKDVEETLEVPAHEEDGDRIEVAETLDELKENVNQSESVEEDNGTVEKEMHETDCKLAELPKQVKDATEVHSCDENGITLKGNDMSSGQKQDDQFVREPEVVNDFGKQVEELGDINKDMMEAEVSAKQEENRNNSRSSHRKRWFDKLDVSETLIKLKENGNQSESVEEENGMEEKEICEADGLASGVKLAEILKQMEDPIESHPCEENGINVDINAMNCGQKQDVTLEKHVEDMEEINEDVKEVEVVVNQEENKNNSKSSHRKRWFDDGTSTEVAQLSHILRRKGRNMRLDHEMETTCAEENMDNHKATTTEECVIIHSSLQVLEQEKGENRQTTLTAKKSEKRHTSKKEVEQQKMENQQETPTAEECETSARLQKEVEIEKELLKQKQNAKGRERERVKEKKAVERVIREARERAFAEARERAAETRQKAIAEAQERSGKTSVKANDISLAEKVSKEAKLKSERAAVERATEEARERALEKALSGKAYEAGKQAKRSVSEKSSGASRDDGMKLGVSPSDPESKSRYPSSSNNSDPSPAERSGGSNVESAQRCKAKLERNQRTAERAAKALAEKNMRDLLVQKEQAERNRLAEGLDAEVKRWSSGKERNLRALLSTLQYILGPDSGWQPIPLTEIVTTVAVKKAYRKAALFVHPDKLQQRGASIQQKYTCEKVFDLLQEAWNRFNVEER from the exons ATGGAGTACCAAGCTCCGTCCGTGGCGCTTTCTCAGAAGCTCTCCAACGGTCTCTCCATCTACGACGGCGTTTTCTCCTCCGCAGCTGCATCCAAGTTCAAAGGCTCGAGTTTCTCCTCCCGAGTCGACGACTACGGCGAGATTTTCGGCGGCTCCGGAGCTTCGTCGATTCCGGTGCTCGACGTTCCGGAGCTCCGTGAGCGGAAGGCTTCGGTGGATGTTCGGAGCTCGAAGCTCGATTACTCTAACGTCTTCGGTGGATTTGGAGATTCGGATTTCGCAGTGCCATATGAGGAGCTCTTTGCGGAGCcgaagaagaaggaaagaag GAAGCCGGCTGAAAAGCGGTCGCCTTCGAAAGAGGCAGATCCTTCTAATACCGAGGGGAATCGTGTTTTGTCACATGAAGCGTCTTGTCAATCATTTGATGGTGCCAAGAAGCTCAACATGTCATACAATAAAACCAATCACAGAAGCAAAAGTTTTACAGGCGGAACAATGCTTCATGCTGTTCCAGCATATACATGTTTGGTTGATGAAGTCAGTCCCGTACGCGCGACTGAAGGTGATAAACCGGTACCTTGCAAAGAAAATGGTGCTTCCCCTAACAATAATTTATGTGAGAGAATGACGGTGGGCAACCATCTGAAGGCGGCAAGAGacctcccagctgttgatgataGGAAGCAGACTTCTGGGGCAGGTGCCAAGGTTCAGAATAATTATGATCGGAAAAGATCCATTTCGCACAGTGAGTTATTTAATGCATGTGAAATTAATCCTTCAAGCAGTCCATCAATTTCAAGCCCGCTGTCTGAGGGCAAGGTTGAATTTGAGAAACCAATGGCTTCTATTTTTGGCATGTCTAGAAGTGATAATTTAGAAGGTTCTGGCCTTGTTTCTTCACCACCGTACTTTGATGAGGAAGTAGACACAAATTCTACTGCTGCTGCCTCTGCGGCTGCTTTGATAAAGGCAATAGAGGAGGCTCAAGCAAGGATAAATATGGCAAAAGAGTcgaaggaaagaaagaagactGGTTCGCAAAATCGTGTCAAACCGAGCTTTAACAATGGCACAAAATTTGAGGTGAAAGGAGATAAATTTGTAGATACAGTAAGCATACCAAAAGAGAGGAAGACTCGGGGGTTACATGAAGAAGGGGCTGTTCCTGTTCATGTATCTACTAGTACAAAACTTGAGGTGAGGGGGGATGAATTTGCAGACAAAGTGAGCATACACCAAGAGAGGCAGGCTCGGGAGCTACATGAAGAAGTGGCTATTTTTGTTCATGATTCTACTGGTATGAAACTTGAGGCGAAGGAGGATAAATTTGCAGACAAAGTAAGCATGCCTAAAGAGAGAAAGACTCGGGAGTTACATGAAGAAGTGGCTGTTCCTGTTCATCATTCTACCAGTACAAAACTTGAGGTGAAGGGGGATAAATATGCAGACAAAGTAAGCATACCCAAAGAGAGAAAGACTTGGGGGTTACATGAAGAAGTGGCTGTTCCTGTTCGTGTTTCTACTAGTACAAAACTTGAGGTGAAGGGGGATAAATTTGCAGACGGAGTTGGCCTACCCGAAGAGAGGAAGATTCAGGAGTTACGTGAAGAAGTGGCTGTTCCtgttcatttttcaattttttctaatGGGCTGGCACAAGTAACTGCAGCACTTGATGATGTGAGTAAAATTTTTCGTGCTAAGGAAACTGGAGGGAAAATAGGGAAGGAATCTATATCAACTCACATAGGTCGTACACAGCAACAAGCTGATGTACCAGAAGCAGCTGAACAATTTTATGAAGTTGCTGACACAGGTGAACCTGATTTCTCAGAAGCAGTAGAACAGTTCTATGAATTTCCTGATATGGGAGAACTTGATCTATCAGAACCAGCAGAAGTGTTCTATGAGTTTTCTGACTCGAGTGAGCACCAGGCTACAACAGTAGAGGGTGAAGAAGCCAACCCTGCTGTAAAAATGATACAAATTGCTGATGAAGAGGaacagaaaaggaagaagacaaCCATGGAAGCATTTGAAAATCCAGAACTATGTGGCGAGAGATTACAAGCAGCTAAATACGATGAACACGGGGAGTTGGAGAAGATATTCAGTCTGGATGTAGGGTTATCTAAGTGTGAAGAACATGCAAGTGAACTGGAAACAGTTAAAGATGCTTTTGATcaggaagaaaatgagaaaagacTGGAAGCTTCCAGAGAGCATGAAGAAACTGGGAAGCTTCAGGCTTCCTATTTGAAGGAAATTCTTGAAGAGAAGCCAGGGGAGCTCGAGAAGCAAAAAGGATACAACAGAAGACATGAAACTCAAGAGTTACAGGAAACCAGACATGTGAAACGGAAATTGATGTCTCAAGAGTGGGTTGGATATGAGAAGATAGGCAACGAGGTTTACAAGcaggaagaagatgagagggAGCAAAAACATGTCCACAGGGAAGAAGACACTGTGAGGTGGTTCAACAAAGACAACAGGCAAAACATCATTGAGGAGACATTTAAGGACTCTAACGATGAGGAATATGTTgagaagagaaatgagagcAAGTCTGAAGGACATGAGAAGCTTGACGACACAAGAGAAACTGAGATGATACCTGAAGGGGCCGCTAGTCAAGAGATAGAATGTGAGAAGAGACAACAAGAGAGTTTTCCATGTGTAGTAGATGGGAGAACGGAAGTACTGATTGATCAGAGTACAGAGGATGAGAAGGTGACAGATGCTCGAGAGGATCTAAAGAACCCAGACTGCAATTTTGAGGCAACTAATAACCTATGTGAAGAGGGTGACAGTGAGGACCTAAATGAAAAAGAGGGGCCCACTGGTCATGCAGAGTATGCCAAGGATGTAGAAGAAACTCTGGAGGTACCTGCACATGAAGAGGACGGGAATAGAATAGAAGTTGCCGAAACTTTGGATGAACTCGAAGAGAATGTGGACCATTCAGAATCAGTTGAAGAGGATAATGGCACAGTAGAGAAAGAGATGCATGAAACAGACTGCAATTTTAAGGCAACTAATAACCTATGTGAGGAAGGTGACAGTGAGGACCTAAGTGAAAAAGAGGGGTCCACTGGACAAGCAGAGTATGCCAAGGATGTAGAAGAAACTCTGGAGGTACCTGCACATGAAGAGGACGGGGATAGAATAGAAGTTGCTGAAACTTTGGATGAACTCAAAGAGAATGTGGACCAGTCAGAATCAGTTGAAGAGGATAATGGCAGGGTAGAGAAAGAGATGCATGAAACAGACTGCAATTTTGAGGCAACTAATAACCTATGTGAGGAGGGTGACAGTGAGGACCTAAACGAAAAAGAGGCGTCCACTGGACATGCGGAGTATGACAAGGTTGTAGAAGAAACTCTAGAGGTACCTGCACATGAAGAGAACGGGGATAGAATAGAAGTTGCTGAAACTTTGGATGAACTCAAAGAGAATGTGAACCAGTCAGAATCAGTTGAAAAGGATAATGGCACAGTAGAGAAAGAGATGCATGAAATAGACTGCAACTTTGAGGCAACTAATAGCCTATGTGAGGAGGGTGACGGTGAGGACCTAAACGAAAAAGAGGGGCCCACTGGACATGCAGAATATGACAAGGATGTAGAAGAAACTCTGGAGGTACCTGCACATGAAGAGGATGGGGATAGAATAGAAGTTGCTGAAACTTTGGATGAACTCAAAGAGAATGTGAACCAATCAGAATCAGTTGAAGAGGATAATGGCACAGTAGAGAAGGAGATGCATGAAACAGACTGCAAACTTGCTGAGTTACCAAAGCAAGTAAAAGATGCAACAGAGGTCCATTCTTGTGACGAAAATGGAATAACTCTGAAGGGAAATGACATGAGCTCTGGCCAAAAGCAAGATGACCAGTTTGTTAGAGAGCCCGAAGTAGTCAACGATTTCGGAAAACAAGTTGAAGAATTGGGAGATATAAATAAGGATATGATGGAAGCTGAAGTTTCTGCGAAGCAGGAAGAGAACAGGAATAATTCCAGGTCTTCACATAGGAAAAGATGGTTTGATAAACTTGATGTTTCTGAAACTCTTATTAAGCTCAAGGAGAATGGGAACCAATCAGAATCAGTTGAAGAGGAGAATGGCATGGAGGAGAAAGAAATATGTGAAGCTGATGGCTTGGCTTCAGGTGTCAAACTTGCTGAGATACTGAAGCAAATGGAAGACCCAATTGAGAGCCATCCTTGTGAAGAAAATGGGATAAATGTAGATATAAATGCCATGAACTGTGGGCAAAAGCAAGATGTCACTTTAGAAAAGCATGTCGAAGATATGGAAGAAATCAATGAGGATGTGAAGGAAGTTGAAGTTGTCGTGAATCAGGAAGAGAACAAGAATAATTCCAAATCTTCTCACAGGAAAAGGTGGTTTGATGATGGGACCAGTACAGAAGTGGCTCAGCTTTCTCATATCCTAAGAAGAAAGGGCAGAAATATGCGACTGGATCATGAGATGGAGACAACATGTGCAGAGGAAAATATGGATAATCATAAAGCAACCACGACAGAAGAGTGTGTAATCATTCATAGTTCACTGCAAGTCTTGGAACAAGAAAAAGGCGAGAATCGTCAAACAACCTTGACTGCAAAGAAAAGTGAAAAACGTCATACTTCAAAGAAAGAAGTGGAAcaacaaaaaatggaaaatcaaCAAGAAACCCCGACTGCAGAAGAGTGTGAAACTAGTGCTAGATTGCAAAAGGAAGTAGAGATAGAGAAGGAACTCCTGAAACAAAAACAGAATGCAAAAGGGAGGGAAAGGGAAAGAGTAAAGGAGAAAAAAGCTGTTGAAAGGGTAATTCGTGAAGCTCGCGAAAGGGCATTTGCTGAAGCTCGAGAAAGAGCTGCTGAAACTCGTCAAAAGGCAATCGCTGAGGCCCAAGAAAGGTCGGGAAAGACTTCTGTAAAGGCTAATGATATTTCCTTAGCTGAGAAGGTTTCAAAGGAAGCTAAACTAAAATCTGAACGTGCTGCTGTGGAAAGAGCAACTGAAGAGGCTCGGGAGCGTGCCTTAGAAAAAGCATTATCTGGGAAGGCTTACGAGGCAGGAAAGCAAGCTAAGAGATCTGTTTCTGAGAAATCTTCTGGTGCTTCTAGAGATGATGGAATGAAGCTGGGTGTTTCGCCCTCT GACCCAGAGTCTAAATCAAGATACCCAAGTTCTTCAAATAACAGCG ATCCTTCCCCTGCTGAGAGGAGTGGTGGAAGTAATGTTGAATCAGCTCAAAGGTGCAAAGCTAAGTTGGAGAGGAATCAACGGACGGCAGAACGTGCG GCTAAAGCTCTTGCGGAGAAGAATATGCGTGATCTTCTTGTACAGAAAGAGCAAGCTGAGAGAAAT AGATTAGCAGAAGGTCTCGATGCCGAGGTCAAAAGGTGGTCAAGCGGGAAAGAGAGAAATTTGCGGGCACTACTTTCAACGCTACAATAC ATACTCGGGCCGGATAGTGGTTGGCAGCCAATTCCTCTAACAGAAATCGTTACTACTGTGGCTGTAAAGAAAGCTTACCGTAAAGCTGCTCTCTTTGTTCATCCTGACAAGTTACAGCAACGGGGTGCAAGCATACAGCAGAAGTACACTTGCGAGAAGGTGTTTGATCTTCTACAG GAGGCTTGGAATAGATTCAACGTAGAAGAGCGGTAG
- the LOC103428645 gene encoding proteasome subunit alpha type-1-A: MFRNQYDTDVTTWSPAGRLFQVEYAMEAVKQGSAAIGLRSKTHVVLACVNKANSELSSHQKKIFKVDDHIGVAIAGLTADGRVLSRYMRSEAINYNYTYESQLPVGRLVVQLADKAQVCTQRSWKRPYGVGLLVGGLDESGAHLYYNCPSGNYFEYQAFAIGSRSQAAKTYLERRFENFTGSSREDLIKDALIATRETLQGEKLRSSICTIAVVGVGEPFHILDQDTVQKLIDAFEIVQDEAPAAEAAEPDAGAEPAAAAEEGEGAGADQGAAPEPDVAPMDI; the protein is encoded by the exons ATGTTCAGGAACCAATACGACACCGACGTGACGACATGGAGCCCCGCCGGGCGGCTCTTCCAGGTGGAGTACGCCATGGAGGCAGTCAAGCAAGGGTCCGCCGCCATTGGGCTCCGATCCAAAACCCACGTGGTTTTGGCGTGCGTCAACAAGGCCAACTCCGAGCTCTCATCTCACCAGAAGAAGATCTTCAAGGTCGACGACCATATCGGCGTTGCCATTGCCGGGCTCACAGCCGACGGCCGGGTGCTCTCCCGGTACATGCGGTCGGAGGCCATAAATTACAACTACACTTACGAGTCGCAGCTCCCCGTAGGTCGACTCGTCGTTCAGCTCGCCGATAAGGCTCAG GTCTGCACCCAGCGCTCATGGAAGCGACCATATGGTGTTGGACTATTAGTAGGTGGGTTGGATGAGTCTGGAGCACACCTATATTACAACTGCCCAAGTGGAAACTACTTTGAATACCAGGCATTTGCAATAGGGTCTCGCTCACAAGCTGCAAAGACATACTTGGAACGCAGGTTTGAGAACTTCACAGGCTCTTCAAGGGAGGATCTGATCAAGGATGCCCTCATTGCAACTAGGGAAACCTTGCAGGGAGAAAAACTTAGAAGTTCCATATGCACAATTGCTGTGGTAGGAGTTGGGGAGCCATTCCATATATTGGATCAAGACACCGTCCAGAAGTTGATCGATGCATTTGAGATCGTGCAGGATGAGGCTCCTGCTGCTGAAGCAGCTGAACCCGATGCTGGTGCTGAGCCTGCTGCAGCTGCAGAAGAGGGTGAGGGTGCTGGCGCTGACCAGGGTGCTGCTCCCGAACCAGATGTAGCTCCGATGGATATTTGA
- the LOC103428644 gene encoding uncharacterized protein isoform X2, with amino-acid sequence MGGEALPATANPAARMAPLVLGLQASALVDHVARVDWSLLDQLPGERGGSIPVEIEELEHILSEVKTHVISSPDDSLPMKTIAGGSVANTIRGLSAGFGVSCGIIGACGDDEQGQLFVSNMSSHAVNLSRLRMKKGPTAQCVCLVDALGNRTMRPCLSSAVKLQSQADDLTRADFKGSKWLLLRYGIINLEVIQVAISIAKQEGLFVSLDLASFEMVRNFRSPLLQLLESGDIDLCFANEDEAAELLRGSEGEPKADPEVALEFLGKHCRWAVVTLGSNGCIARHGKEIVRVPAIGEANAVDATGAGDLFASGFLYGLVKGLSLEECCKVGSCSGGSVIRSLGGEVTPENWQWMYKQMQTKGLTLPHIPK; translated from the exons ATGGGTGGAGAAGCCTTACCCGCCACAGCCAACCCCGCCGCACGAATGGCTCCTCTGGTACTGGGACTACAGGCTTCCGCCCTCGTCGACCATGTTGCCCGCGTTGACTGGTCCCTGCTCGATCAACTCCCCGGCGAGCGCGGTGGCTCCATTCCT GTTGAAATTGAAGAGCTTGAGCATATATTGAGTGAGGTGAAAACCCATGTAATTTCATCCCCTGATGATTCCTTGCCAATGAAAACCATCGCTGGTGGCAGTGTTGCCAATACAATCCGAGGGCTGAGTGCCGGTTTCGGAGTCTCCTGTGGGATAATTGGTGCATGTGGAGATGATGAGCAAGGCCAGTTATTTGTCAGCAACATGAGCTCTCATGCTGTGAACCTCTCTAGATTGAGGATGAAGAAGGGACCCACAGCTCAG TGTGTTTGCTTGGTCGATGCTTTGGGCAATCGGACAATGCGTCCCTGTCTCTCAAGTGCTGTGAAACTTCAGTCTCAG GCTGATGACTTGACGAGAGCGGACTTTAAGGGCTCTAAG TGGTTGTTGTTGAGGTATGGTATCATCAATTTGGAAGTGATTCAAGTGGCTATATCGATTGCGAAACAAGAGGGTCTATTTGTGTCCTTAGACTTGGCCAGTTTTGAG ATGGTTCGCAACTTTAGATCGCCTCTTCTGCAGCTGCTGGAGTCAGGGGACATAGACCTCTGCTTTGCCAACGAGGATGAAGCAGCAGAGTTGCTCAG AGGTTCCGAGGGTGAACCGAAGGCTGATCCAGAGGTTGCACTTGAGTTTCTGGGGAAACACTGCCGCTGGGCTGTGGTGACGTTAGGCTCCAACGGATGTATAGCAAGGCATGGAAAAGAG ATTGTGAGAGTTCCAGCCATAGGGGAAGCCAATGCAGTCGATGCCACAGGAGCAGGAGACCTGTTTGCGAGTGGATTTTTATATGGATTGGTGAAGGGATTATCTCTGGAGGAATGCTGCAAAGTAGGATCGTGCAGTGGCGGATCTGTTATTCGATCTCTCGGGGGTGAGGTCACCCCCGAGAACTGGCAATGGATGTACAAGCAGATGCAGACCAAAGGCCTCACTCTTCCTCATATCCCCAAATGA
- the LOC103428644 gene encoding uncharacterized protein isoform X1, which yields MGGEALPATANPAARMAPLVLGLQASALVDHVARVDWSLLDQLPGERGGSIPVEIEELEHILSEVKTHVISSPDDSLPMKTIAGGSVANTIRGLSAGFGVSCGIIGACGDDEQGQLFVSNMSSHAVNLSRLRMKKGPTAQCVCLVDALGNRTMRPCLSSAVKLQSQNYVIQADDLTRADFKGSKWLLLRYGIINLEVIQVAISIAKQEGLFVSLDLASFEMVRNFRSPLLQLLESGDIDLCFANEDEAAELLRGSEGEPKADPEVALEFLGKHCRWAVVTLGSNGCIARHGKEIVRVPAIGEANAVDATGAGDLFASGFLYGLVKGLSLEECCKVGSCSGGSVIRSLGGEVTPENWQWMYKQMQTKGLTLPHIPK from the exons ATGGGTGGAGAAGCCTTACCCGCCACAGCCAACCCCGCCGCACGAATGGCTCCTCTGGTACTGGGACTACAGGCTTCCGCCCTCGTCGACCATGTTGCCCGCGTTGACTGGTCCCTGCTCGATCAACTCCCCGGCGAGCGCGGTGGCTCCATTCCT GTTGAAATTGAAGAGCTTGAGCATATATTGAGTGAGGTGAAAACCCATGTAATTTCATCCCCTGATGATTCCTTGCCAATGAAAACCATCGCTGGTGGCAGTGTTGCCAATACAATCCGAGGGCTGAGTGCCGGTTTCGGAGTCTCCTGTGGGATAATTGGTGCATGTGGAGATGATGAGCAAGGCCAGTTATTTGTCAGCAACATGAGCTCTCATGCTGTGAACCTCTCTAGATTGAGGATGAAGAAGGGACCCACAGCTCAG TGTGTTTGCTTGGTCGATGCTTTGGGCAATCGGACAATGCGTCCCTGTCTCTCAAGTGCTGTGAAACTTCAGTCTCAG AATTATGTTATCCAGGCTGATGACTTGACGAGAGCGGACTTTAAGGGCTCTAAG TGGTTGTTGTTGAGGTATGGTATCATCAATTTGGAAGTGATTCAAGTGGCTATATCGATTGCGAAACAAGAGGGTCTATTTGTGTCCTTAGACTTGGCCAGTTTTGAG ATGGTTCGCAACTTTAGATCGCCTCTTCTGCAGCTGCTGGAGTCAGGGGACATAGACCTCTGCTTTGCCAACGAGGATGAAGCAGCAGAGTTGCTCAG AGGTTCCGAGGGTGAACCGAAGGCTGATCCAGAGGTTGCACTTGAGTTTCTGGGGAAACACTGCCGCTGGGCTGTGGTGACGTTAGGCTCCAACGGATGTATAGCAAGGCATGGAAAAGAG ATTGTGAGAGTTCCAGCCATAGGGGAAGCCAATGCAGTCGATGCCACAGGAGCAGGAGACCTGTTTGCGAGTGGATTTTTATATGGATTGGTGAAGGGATTATCTCTGGAGGAATGCTGCAAAGTAGGATCGTGCAGTGGCGGATCTGTTATTCGATCTCTCGGGGGTGAGGTCACCCCCGAGAACTGGCAATGGATGTACAAGCAGATGCAGACCAAAGGCCTCACTCTTCCTCATATCCCCAAATGA